The genomic window GTCACCCAGAAGCGGCTTGAGTACAGTTTTCTCTTTGAGACATCTCGCAGTACTGCTTGGCACTGTTTCGAAAAGGCAGTGTTCGTCACCGTGGACAGCATTGTTACATCGTTCAGTGTTGTGAGTGGTATCCTCTTGGTCGCAGGATTCACCTTGACGGGGCGAATGAGGGGGATGGCGCGTGCCAACAATGTCTGCCCCGCCTTCATCATGTACCTCTATGTGTCTGTTCTGGTTCTTGGTTTCTTCTATCCGGTTTTTCTGTGATTAAGCTCCTTGGTtaggagtgtgtgtgtgtgtgacttgAGCCGATCTGTGTGCGGTAGGGAGTTTTTGGTGACTGGGAAAGAGATGACGTACGCTCAACCGTGTCTCAAGTTCTTTGAATTACCTGACTATCGCGTAAGGGTGATCTTTCTGCTCCAAGGCAGCCGCTAAGAGCACCGGCCACTGTCCTTTTGCCCTTGTGAAGGATTTCATCCCCGTTACTCgagtgagggagaaagaagaggaaaaagttGAGCTCAGCCTACAAGGTATGGCCTCACCAGTGCGCCATGAAACTAGTCGTTCAAGGAGCTCACcacgctcccccctccaaaaaaaaaaaaaagaacgacCATGACAGAAAACAAGGAATGAATACTTCTTTCCATCAGCACATGTTTGTGTGCTGTCGTTTTCAGTGATCCGTCGTCACTCtaaaaaggagggaaaggcgcctcccgcacgcacacaccttcCATCGCGCGAGTTGATCTTTCATCCAGAGAAGACACGACCGACATAATAAAGGAGCTGTTCTCGTTGCATCGCGGTTGCTGTTGATTTCGATCAGGAGTTGATATAAAAACTACAAGTAGCCAAAGGTGAAAACCTGTAGTCACatcttctttttcgtttcttgtAATTTGTTCTCTCTCATCAAGTCATGCTGCACAAcggcctcctccagcaccccCTCTCACGGGAATACATGAGTCGCTGCAAGTGTGAGTGAGCTCCACAAGGGAATAGTGCCGGTCACCGCTAGGCTCGGATCTGAGATAGAAATACATATCAAAGGGTTTATCATGTGGTTTACTGAAAGAAATGGAGTGTATAGCCCCTTCATCGATGTGTATCCGCAATCACTATTACTCGTAGATCTGGCAAGCGGAATGCGACGTCCAGCTTGCgatctcctccgccttgaaCCAGAAGGCGACCTCGCGCTGCGCGCTCTCCACAGAGTCGGAGCCGTGGCACACGTTTCGGCCCACATCCACGGCGTAGTCGCCACGGATCGTGCCGGGCTGCGAGTCGGCCGGGTTCGTCGCGCCGAGCAACACACGGCCGCTCTTCACCACGTTCTTACCCTCCCAGACCATGCACACAATAGGGCCAGACGAGAAGTACTTCACAAGACCCTCGAAGAACGGCTTGGAGGCCAGGTCCTTATAGTGACCCTGGGCCTGCTCCGTCGTCGGCTGCAGCATCTTCAAGGCGACAAGCTTGAAGCCCTTGTGCTCAAAGCGGCTGATGATCTCGCCAACGAGGCCGCGCTGAACACCGTCCGGCTTGATGGCAATGAAAGTGCGCTCGGAGGACATGGTTTTATTTGGGTGGTGATGGTAGTCGTAAAAGTGAGAGTTGAAGCGTTGGGAATGTGCTGGACAGATAGAAGCAGGAGAGGCGTAAGTGAGTAGAAGGGAGACAAGGAATAGGAAGACGAAAGGAGTGATAAGTGT from Leishmania panamensis strain MHOM/PA/94/PSC-1 chromosome 32 sequence includes these protein-coding regions:
- a CDS encoding nucleoside diphosphate kinase b (TriTrypDB/GeneDB-style sysID: LpmP.32.3100) → MFHQLLSSSLRVPQHTAKPLYGISVHMDEMGRTTKALLVARHTLITPFVFLFLVSLLLTYASPASICPAHSQRFNSHFYDYHHHPNKTMSSERTFIAIKPDGVQRGLVGEIISRFEHKGFKLVALKMLQPTTEQAQGHYKDLASKPFFEGLVKYFSSGPIVCMVWEGKNVVKSGRVLLGATNPADSQPGTIRGDYAVDVGRNVCHGSDSVESAQREVAFWFKAEEIASWTSHSACQIYE